In the Acyrthosiphon pisum isolate AL4f unplaced genomic scaffold, pea_aphid_22Mar2018_4r6ur Scaffold_6511;HRSCAF=7076, whole genome shotgun sequence genome, GAAGAACATTTTCTAAACACTTATCGGAGAGAGGAGAATGGTAGATTCACATTAGAACTACCGTTCAAAGAAAATGTAAAGCAGCTGGGAGAGTCTCGAGTGATGGCTGAAAAACGGTTTTATACGATGGAACAAAAGCTTGAAGGAAATCGAGAATTGAAAGAAGAATATGTTAAGTTTATGCGTGAATACATCGAGTTAGGACACATGACATCAAATCTGGAAGAAAATGAAAATCGAAAAGAACAATATCAGTTGTTTCTGCCTCATCACGCGGTAATTAGACAGGAAAGCCTTACGACTAAAGTACGAGTCGTGTTTGACGCATCGTCCAAGACATCGACGTCCGTGTCACTGAATGATACCCTCATGGTGGGCCCTACAATTCAGGACGATTTAAGAGCTATTCTACTTAGATTTCGTATTCATGCAGTCGTCATGACAGCGGATATTGAGAAAATGTATAGACAAATTGCTATAAGTCCCAAATGTCAATCGTATCAACAAATTCTGTGGAGGGAAAACCGAAATGAGCCTCTTTTGAGTTATAAGCTTAAGACAGTCACCTACGGAACATCGGCGGCGCCTTTTATGGCTATCCGGACTCTGCTGCAATTAGCTGAATGTGAGAAAAAGAATCATGAAGAAGCGTCTCGCATTGCGAAACGAGATTTTTACGTCGACGACTTGTTGACAGGAGCAGCAAGTGTAGAAGAAGCTATAAAACTCCAAGACGATATGTTGAAGATGTGCAAAAAAGGTGGTTTTCTACTTCGAAAGTGGTGTTCGAATCGTGACAAATTATTAGAACCTATTCCAAATGCGATGCAATCAACCAATCATAATTTCAACCCCAAAGATGATGTAACGACAAAAACCCTCGGAGTCTGTTGGAAGCCGATTGAAGACCAATTCCATTTCAAGGTTCAAGTAGCGAAACCACTATCATCATGTACAAAACGCAAAGTAGTATCAGAAATGTCTAGGCTGTTTGATCCATTAGGACTGGTGAACCCTGTAATTGTGAAGGCAAAAATATTTGTCCAACAACTGTGGAAGCTAAAATTAGCATGGGACGAGTCACTGCCGATTGAACATCACACAGCTTGGGAAAATTATCGGAAGGAGCTTAAAGACATAACACAAATTAACATTCCTCGGAGAGTTACAGTCAGCGACAGCATTCAGAATGAGCTTCATATATTTTGTGACGCATCCCAAGTTGCCTACGGAGCATGTGCATATTTGCGAAGTGTGACAAAGGAGCAGGCAGTGACTGTGCAGTTGCTCATAGCAAAGTCTAGAGTTTGCCCGGTGAAGGCAACAACTATTCCACGTCTAGAGCTGTGTGCAGCATTATTGGCTGCTAAGTTGATGACTATCATATGTCAAGCATTGAAGGAAGTTATTTCTCTGGACAACGTAACATTTTGGTCAGACTCGTCAATAGTTATTAGTTGGATTCAAAGTGATGAGCCAGGAAATAGCTGGAACACATTCGTTGCGAATCGCATTGAAGAAATAAGAGAATTAACCACTAACTATTCATGGAAACATGTAAAAGGATGTGACAACCCTGCAGATCACATATCACGAGGACTAAGTGTCAaggaattaattaattgtagtCAGTGGTGGTCAGGGCCGCACTGGCTAGCATTACTAGAGTCGGAATGGCCAACCATAACCATCCGAGAAGAAGTAACTGAACTTACAGAACGACGCAAGGCGGTTACTGTCCTACAAGTTAGTATGAACAAAACAATTGATTTTATAGATATCCTTGGGAGGTTTTCAAAGTTAGAACGACTGTACCGAAGCACGGCATATTTGTTCCGCGGAGTAACAGTTAAGAACAAGCGAGTAAGTGGAGAAATAACAGCCGAAGAAATCGAGAAGAGTTCAAAATTCt is a window encoding:
- the LOC103311565 gene encoding uncharacterized protein LOC103311565, with protein sequence MAEKRFYTMEQKLEGNRELKEEYVKFMREYIELGHMTSNLEENENRKEQYQLFLPHHAVIRQESLTTKVRVVFDASSKTSTSVSLNDTLMVGPTIQDDLRAILLRFRIHAVVMTADIEKMYRQIAISPKCQSYQQILWRENRNEPLLSYKLKTVTYGTSAAPFMAIRTLLQLAECEKKNHEEASRIAKRDFYVDDLLTGAASVEEAIKLQDDMLKMCKKGGFLLRKWCSNRDKLLEPIPNAMQSTNHNFNPKDDVTTKTLGVCWKPIEDQFHFKVQVAKPLSSCTKRKVVSEMSRLFDPLGLVNPVIVKAKIFVQQLWKLKLAWDESLPIEHHTAWENYRKELKDITQINIPRRVTVSDSIQNELHIFCDASQVAYGACAYLRSVTKEQAVTVQLLIAKSRVCPVKATTIPRLELCAALLAAKLMTIICQALKEVISLDNVTFWSDSSIVISWIQSDEPGNSWNTFVANRIEEIRELTTNYSWKHVKGCDNPADHISRGLSVKELINCSQWWSGPHWLALLESEWPTITIREEVTELTERRKAVTVLQVSMNKTIDFIDILGRFSKLERLYRSTAYLFRGVTVKNKRVSGEITAEEIEKSSKFWINIIQNSSFKAEISELRARQSLCTHNSNLNSLSPFVDTHGILRVGGRLQNANEPYD